Proteins co-encoded in one Leptodactylus fuscus isolate aLepFus1 chromosome 4, aLepFus1.hap2, whole genome shotgun sequence genomic window:
- the VPS4B gene encoding vacuolar protein sorting-associated protein 4B → MAANGTTLQKAIDLASKAAQEDKAKNYEEALRLYQCAVQYFLHVVKYDAQGEKAKQSIRSKCIEYLDRAEQLKAYLKKNEKAPPKPVKEGAPPRAEEKGNESDDGESEDPEKKKMQSQLQGAIVMEKPNVKWNDVAGLEGAKEALKEAVILPIKFPHLFTGKRTPWRGILLFGPPGTGKSYLAKAVATEANNSTFFSISSSDLVSKWLGESEKLVKNLFQLAREHKPSIIFIDEVDSLCGSRSENESEAARRIKTEFLVQMQGVGVDNEGILVLGATNIPWVLDSAIRRRFEKRIYIPLPEEHARTDMFKLHLGTTPHSLSEADYRELGKRTNGYSGADISIIVRDALMQPVRKVQSATHFKKVQGKSPLDPDVVCNDLLTPCSPGDPNAIEMTWMDVPGNKLLEPVVCMPDMLRSLAHTKPTVNDQDLEKLRKFTEDFGQEG, encoded by the exons ATGGCTGCCAACGGCACAACTTTACAG AAAGCTATTGATCTGGCCAGCAAAGCCGCACAAGAGGACAAAGCAAAAAACTATGAGGAAGCTCTACGATTATATCAATGTGCTGTCCAATATTTTCTTCACGTTGTAAAAT ATGATGCTCAAGGTGAAAAGGCAAAACAAAGCATCAGGTCAAAGTGCATAGAGTATCTTGACCGAGCAGAACAGTTGAAAGCTTACCTGAAGAAAAATGAAAAGGCTCCTCCAAAACCAGTGAAGGAAGGAGCGCCGCCGCGGGCTGAAGAGAAAGG AAATGAAAGTGATGATGGAGAGTCAGAGgacccagaaaaaaagaaaatgcagagCCAGCTCCAAG GTGCTATTGTCATGGAAAAACCAAATGTGAAGTGGAATGATGTTGCTGGATTGGAAGGTGCCAAGGAAGCCCTGAAAGAAGCTGTCATTTTACCCATAAAATTTCCTCATCTGTTTACAG GCAAGAGAACTCCATGGCGTGGTATACTTCTTTTTGGACCACCAGGAACAGGGAAGTCCTACTTGGCTAAGGCTGTAGCTACAGAGGCAAACAACTCCACTTTCTTTTCAATATCATCCTCAGACCTTGTTTCCAAATGGTTGGGAGAAAGTGAAAA GTTAGTAAAGAACTTATTTCAGCTTGCCAGGGAACACAAGCCTTCTATCATCTTCATTGATGAGGTTGATTCACTATGCGGCTCCAGAAGTGAGAATGAAAGCGAGGCTGCCAGGAGGATTAAAACAGAATTTTTGGTCCAAATGCAAG gTGTTGGAGTTGACAATGAAGGGATTTTGGTACTTGGAGCCACCAATATACCTTGGGTGTTGGATTCTGCAATTAGGAGAAG ATTTGAAAAGCGAATTTACATTCCTTTACCTGAAGAACATGCTAGAACTGATATGTTTAAACTCCATCTTGGAACAACTCCACACAGTCTTTCCGAGGCTGATTATCGAGAGCTTGGAAAGAGAACAAATGGATATTCTGGTGCAGATATCAGCATCATTGTACGTGATGCCTTAATGCAGCCAGTCAGAAAAGTTCAGTCTGCTACTCACTTCAAAaag GTACAAGGTAAATCTCCCCTGGATCCGGATGTAGTTTGCAATGATCTACTTACTCCATGTTCTCCTGGGGATCCAAATGCCATTGAAATGACATGGATGGACGTTCCTGGAAATAAGTTATTGGAGCCAGTAGTATGCATG